A stretch of Bordetella genomosp. 13 DNA encodes these proteins:
- a CDS encoding TetR/AcrR family transcriptional regulator codes for MKEQPVPPSSTREAILDAAEGLFAHHGYDGTSMRQLTAAAGVNLAAVNYHFGSKEALLQDVLKRRLSLVNQERLRVLDKLEAEAGGKPLKPSQIVDAFFGTLLRLANDPEHAGRHFLPLLERTMTDPTGFIRTLFASEYADVMERYQTALFAALPDVPRAEIMWRFHFMLGATSYAIMGTSTLRLVTNWTIDETEQPDNPALLLPRLMSFLLGGLRAPLAPLAAPSG; via the coding sequence ATGAAAGAACAGCCCGTTCCGCCTTCGTCCACGCGCGAGGCCATCCTGGATGCCGCCGAAGGCCTGTTCGCGCACCACGGCTACGACGGCACGTCGATGCGCCAGCTCACCGCGGCCGCGGGGGTCAATCTGGCGGCGGTCAACTATCACTTCGGCTCGAAAGAAGCGCTGCTGCAAGATGTGTTGAAGCGCCGCCTGTCGCTGGTCAACCAGGAACGCCTGCGGGTGCTGGACAAGCTCGAGGCCGAAGCGGGCGGCAAGCCGCTCAAGCCCTCGCAGATCGTGGACGCTTTCTTCGGCACGCTGCTGCGCCTGGCCAACGATCCCGAACATGCCGGACGGCACTTCCTGCCCCTGCTCGAGCGCACCATGACCGACCCCACAGGCTTCATCCGCACGCTGTTCGCGTCGGAATACGCCGACGTGATGGAGCGCTACCAGACCGCGCTGTTCGCCGCGCTGCCCGACGTGCCGCGCGCCGAGATCATGTGGCGCTTCCACTTCATGCTGGGCGCCACTTCGTACGCCATCATGGGCACCAGCACGCTGCGCCTGGTCACCAACTGGACCATCGACGAGACCGAGCAGCCCGACAACCCGGCGCTGCTGTTGCCGCGCCTGATGAGCTTCCTGCTTGGCGGGCTGCGCGCGCCCCTCGCGCCGCTCGCCGCGCCATCCGGCTGA
- the epsC gene encoding serine O-acetyltransferase EpsC — MSQASRLPAQHWNLDAIVSGLRAARVDWRGPHGRLRETSAGREFPSQEGLRQIVGQLCGALFPMRLGPIDLREEVEDFYVGHTTGEALDALLHQVYLELRHLKRDESETAEQTLARAVEIVRAFGAELPMVRRALDLDVTAAYHGDPAARSVDEVLLCYPGVMAMIHHRLAHVLYRLGAPMLARIVAEIAHADTGIDIHPGATIGRSFFIDHGTGVVIGETAIIGDRVRLYQMVTLGAKRFPPGENGELKKGLPRHPIIEDDVVIYAGATILGRITIGKGSTIGGNVWLTRSVPPGSNVTQASLVSDMPNCGLSG; from the coding sequence ATGAGCCAGGCATCGCGGCTGCCCGCGCAGCACTGGAATCTCGATGCGATCGTCTCGGGCCTGCGGGCCGCGCGCGTAGACTGGCGCGGTCCCCACGGGCGGCTTCGCGAAACCTCCGCCGGCCGCGAGTTCCCTTCGCAGGAAGGCTTGCGGCAGATCGTCGGGCAGCTGTGCGGCGCGCTGTTTCCCATGCGGCTGGGGCCCATCGATCTGCGTGAAGAGGTCGAGGACTTCTACGTCGGGCACACCACGGGCGAGGCCCTGGACGCTTTGCTGCACCAGGTCTACCTCGAGCTGCGGCACCTGAAGCGCGACGAGTCCGAAACGGCCGAGCAGACGCTGGCGCGGGCCGTCGAGATCGTGCGCGCCTTCGGCGCGGAACTGCCCATGGTGCGGCGCGCGCTCGACCTCGACGTGACGGCGGCCTACCACGGAGATCCGGCCGCGCGCAGCGTCGACGAGGTGCTGCTGTGCTATCCGGGCGTGATGGCCATGATCCACCACCGGCTCGCGCATGTGCTGTATCGCCTGGGCGCGCCCATGCTGGCGCGCATCGTGGCCGAGATCGCGCACGCCGACACCGGTATCGACATCCACCCCGGGGCCACCATCGGTCGCAGCTTCTTCATCGACCACGGCACCGGCGTCGTCATCGGCGAGACCGCCATCATCGGCGACCGCGTGCGGCTTTATCAGATGGTCACGCTGGGCGCCAAGCGCTTTCCGCCGGGCGAGAACGGCGAGCTGAAAAAGGGCCTGCCGCGCCATCCGATCATCGAGGACGACGTCGTCATCTATGCCGGCGCCACCATCCTGGGCCGCATCACCATCGGCAAGGGCTCGACCATCGGCGGCAACGTGTGGCTGACGCGCAGCGTGCCGCCCGGCAGCAACGTCACGCAGGCCAGCCTGGTCAGCGACATGCCCAACTGCGGCCTGAGCGGCTGA
- a CDS encoding NAD-dependent protein deacetylase, translating to MSPMPASLQDLRAFLDAHPRLFVLTGAGCSTGSGIPDYRDGDGAWKRKPPIDFQTFMGGVPARARYWARSMVGWRRFGHVQPNAAHRALAAMEAEGRVELLVTQNVDGLHQAAGSRHVVDLHGRLDEVRCMQCDWRGSREAWQQTLYARNPQWVAFDAPDAPDGDADLDGLDFSTFDVPPCPRCGGIVKPDVVFFGETVPRDRVTRVLEALARSDAMLVVGSSLMVHSGYRYALQSSREGRPIAAINLGRTRADDLLALKVEQPCADALEALRLGEVQSK from the coding sequence CTGAGCCCGATGCCGGCCTCGCTGCAGGATCTGCGGGCGTTCCTGGACGCCCATCCACGGCTGTTCGTGCTGACCGGCGCCGGTTGCAGCACCGGTTCCGGCATTCCCGATTACCGGGATGGCGACGGCGCCTGGAAGCGCAAGCCGCCCATCGATTTCCAGACCTTCATGGGCGGCGTCCCGGCGCGCGCTCGCTACTGGGCGCGCAGCATGGTGGGCTGGCGCCGCTTCGGCCACGTGCAGCCCAATGCCGCGCATCGCGCGCTGGCCGCGATGGAAGCGGAAGGCCGCGTCGAGCTGCTGGTCACGCAGAACGTCGACGGACTGCATCAAGCCGCCGGCAGCCGCCACGTGGTGGACCTGCACGGCCGGCTGGACGAGGTGCGCTGCATGCAATGCGACTGGCGCGGTTCGCGCGAGGCCTGGCAGCAGACCTTGTACGCGCGCAATCCGCAATGGGTGGCTTTCGACGCGCCCGACGCGCCGGACGGCGACGCCGACCTGGACGGATTGGATTTCTCCACCTTCGACGTTCCGCCCTGTCCGCGCTGCGGCGGCATCGTCAAGCCCGACGTCGTGTTCTTCGGCGAGACCGTGCCGCGCGACCGTGTGACGCGCGTACTGGAAGCCCTGGCCCGGTCCGATGCGATGCTGGTGGTGGGGTCGTCGTTGATGGTGCACTCGGGGTACCGCTACGCGCTGCAGTCCAGTCGCGAGGGGCGGCCCATTGCGGCGATCAACCTGGGCCGTACGCGGGCGGACGATTTGCTGGCGTTGAAGGTGGAGCAGCCGTGCGCCGACGCTTTAGAGGCTTTGCGGCTCGGCGAGGTGCAAAGCAAATAA
- a CDS encoding inositol monophosphatase family protein, producing the protein MSRTFSKDETRRLVTLLAEAAQAEVLPRFRNLSAQAIRDKESPRDPVTDADEGAERHIAARLAKLYPGSVFIGEESSTRNPALLNMLVDADLAFLVDPVDGTRNFVAGLPLFGMMIAVCHRGDVIAGVIYDPIGREAALAVRGEGAWIEREGAAPQPLKVADPVPPEDMDAMIATGDLPQPLRDTVNGNLAKLGSTASLRCAAYEYRMAASGHCHVLFYNKLTPWDHAAGWLLHREAGGYAAHFDGSPYKPTHRDGGLLLAPDAGSWHAARRVLLGEQSPH; encoded by the coding sequence ATGAGCCGCACTTTTTCCAAGGACGAAACCCGTCGCCTGGTCACCCTCCTCGCCGAAGCCGCGCAGGCCGAAGTGCTGCCGCGCTTTCGCAACCTGTCGGCCCAGGCCATACGCGACAAGGAATCGCCGCGCGACCCCGTCACCGACGCCGACGAGGGCGCCGAACGGCACATCGCCGCGCGCCTGGCCAAGCTCTACCCCGGCTCTGTGTTCATCGGCGAAGAATCGTCCACGCGCAACCCCGCGCTGCTGAACATGCTGGTGGATGCCGACCTGGCATTCCTCGTCGATCCCGTGGACGGCACGCGCAACTTCGTGGCCGGCCTGCCGCTGTTCGGCATGATGATCGCCGTATGCCACCGCGGCGACGTGATCGCCGGCGTGATCTACGACCCCATCGGGCGCGAGGCCGCGCTGGCGGTGCGCGGCGAAGGCGCGTGGATCGAGCGCGAGGGCGCGGCGCCCCAGCCGCTGAAGGTGGCCGACCCCGTCCCGCCCGAGGACATGGACGCCATGATCGCCACGGGCGACCTGCCGCAGCCGCTGCGCGATACGGTCAATGGCAACCTGGCGAAGCTGGGCAGCACGGCATCGCTGCGCTGCGCCGCCTACGAGTACCGCATGGCGGCCTCTGGCCACTGTCACGTGCTGTTCTACAACAAGCTGACCCCGTGGGACCATGCCGCGGGCTGGCTGCTGCACCGAGAGGCCGGCGGCTATGCCGCGCATTTCGACGGCAGCCCGTACAAGCCGACGCACCGCGACGGCGGGCTGCTGCTGGCGCCCGATGCGGGAAGCTGGCATGCGGCGCGACGGGTGTTGCTGGGCGAGCAATCACCGCACTGA